The DNA sequence ACCGTGTCGCCGGAAATGCAGACCGCCTGGTCCTGATCGAGTTCCATCGCCTCTTTGGTATAGGCGACGAACGCCGCGACATCGGAACCAAGGAAGTTCTCGCCGTCGCCAAGGCCGACAACCAATGGCGAATCATGTCGGGCGCCGACCACGATATCGGGCTGGCGAATGTCCACCGCCAGAATGGTGAATGCGCCGGAAAGCATCCGTGCCATACGTCGCAGCGCCTCGAAAAGATCAGGCTTTCCGGTCTCTTCGACGATGATGTTGGCGATTTTGCCCAGTAGTTTCGCAGCGACCTCGGTATCGGTGGCGGAAGCGAAGGTATACCCCTCGCTCTGCAGATCCATCCGCAGTTTCTCGGCATTTTCGATGATGCCGTTATGAATGATGGCGATCTTGCCGTCCTGGCTGGTATGCGGGTGCGCGTTGACGTCGCTGGGCTCACCGTTCGTGGCCCAACGGGTATGGCCGATGCCTACGGTCGCGTCCGGCATGGGGCTGCGTTTGATGTCTTCGGCAAGATTGGCCAGCCGACCTGATTTCTTGCGTACGGCAACGGTTTGCATTCCGGGAGCCGCCAAAGCCACGCCGGCCGAATCATATCCACGATATTCAAGGCGTTCGAGCCCTTGCATACACACTTCCAGCGGTTTCCCGCAAGCTGTCTTGTTTCCTGCAAATCCAACGATTCCACACATAGCTTTCCACTCTACGTGATGCTCGTGAAATGAAACACCCTCCTTGCGAAAGTTTCACTTGGCTGTGCGCAACCGTTTACAGCACATGACTCAGGAAATCCTTGAAACGGGGCTCTTGGGGGTTGTCTATAATTTCGGGGCCGCCGTGTTCGACCACCACGCCTCCATCCATGAAGACGATCTGGTCGCCCACTTCGCGGGCGAATCCGATCTCGTGGGTCACCACGATCATCGTCATGCCGGCGTCGGCAAGCGAGCGCATCACACCGAGCACTTCCCCTACGAGCTCCGGGTCAAGCGCCGATGTCGGCTCGTCGAAAAGCATGATCTTGGGGTTCATGGCCAGCGCGCGGGCGATGGCGACGCGCTGCTGCTGCCCGCCGGAAAGCTGCATCGGATAATAATCGGCACGATCGGCCATACCCACGCGCTCCAGCTCTTTCATGGCCTGTTCGCGGGCCTGTTTCTTGGGCACCTTGGCGACATGCACCGGCGCCTCCATCACGTTTTCAAGCACGGTGCGGTGCGGGAAGAGGTTGAACCGTTGGAAGACCATTCCAAGCTTTTCTCGCTGTTTGGCGATCTCCTTGTCGCTTAGGGTCTGCAGCTCGTCTTTGCCGCCGTGGTTGACGTGCTTGTAGCCGATGAGTTCACCGTCGACCTCGATGCTGCCGCCGGTCAGGGTTTCAAGCTGGTTGATCAGACGCAGGAACGTGGATTTGCCGGATCCGGAAGGACCCAGAATCACGGTCACCGTGCCCGGCATCACCGTCATGTCAATGCCTTTGAGCACATGGAGGCTGCCGAACGCCTTGTGCACCTGCGCCGCTTTGACCGCAGGGACAGCGCCACGTTCCAGAGCGGATTGCACATCATTGTCGTTTGTCATCATAGCCATCGCCGTATCGTCGTTATTCATATTCCTCGCTTCCCCTATGCGTTCAATCCAAGAAACGCCGTCTCGCCACCGGCAGCGGCAGTCTTTGCGGCAGGTTTGTCGACTTCGCCATCGTCGTCGCCAGCGGACGGTCCGTTGGCCCCTTCGTTGAATCCCTTGCCGAAGTAGCGTTCGAGCCAGGCCTGCGCGACCATGAGGATCGAAGTGATCACCAGATACCAGAAGCATGCCACCATGAGCAGCGGAATCGGCTTGTAGATGCGGT is a window from the Bifidobacterium sp. ESL0745 genome containing:
- a CDS encoding amino acid ABC transporter ATP-binding protein, with the translated sequence MAMMTNDNDVQSALERGAVPAVKAAQVHKAFGSLHVLKGIDMTVMPGTVTVILGPSGSGKSTFLRLINQLETLTGGSIEVDGELIGYKHVNHGGKDELQTLSDKEIAKQREKLGMVFQRFNLFPHRTVLENVMEAPVHVAKVPKKQAREQAMKELERVGMADRADYYPMQLSGGQQQRVAIARALAMNPKIMLFDEPTSALDPELVGEVLGVMRSLADAGMTMIVVTHEIGFAREVGDQIVFMDGGVVVEHGGPEIIDNPQEPRFKDFLSHVL